The following are from one region of the Carassius auratus strain Wakin chromosome 43, ASM336829v1, whole genome shotgun sequence genome:
- the LOC113061475 gene encoding cerebellin-1 — MMLTLVLGAVWFVCHVYAQNETEPIVLEGKCLVVCDSNPTSDPTGTALGISVRSGSAKVAFSVVRNTNHEPSEMSNRTMVIYFDQVLVNVGRSFDEERSNFFAPRKGIYSFNFHVVKVYNRQTIQVSLMHNGWPVISAFAGDQDVTREAASNGVLIQMEKGDRAYLKLERGNLMGGWKYSTFSGFLVFPL; from the exons ATGATGTTGACGTTGGTGCTAGGCGCAGTGTGGTTCGTGTGTCATGTATACGCACAGAACGAGACAGAACCCATCGTACTGGAGGGGAAATGCTTGGTCGTGTGCGACTCAAATCCCACTTCGGATCCCACTGGGACGGCTCTTGGGATATCGGTGCGCTCGGGAAGCGCCAAAGTGGCTTTTTCCGTGGTGAGGAACACGAACCACGAGCCGTCGGAGATGAGCAATCGAACAATGGTGATCTACTTTGATCAG GTACTTGTGAACGTTGGTAGAAGTTTCGATGAGGAAAGGAGCAATTTCTTCGCCCCGCGCAAAGGgatatatagttttaatttccACGTAGTGAAAGTGTATAATCGTCAAACGATCCAG GTGAGCCTGATGCACAATGGCTGGCCAGTGATCTCCGCCTTCGCCGGTGATCAGGACGTCACACGCGAAGCGGCCAGTAACGGTGTTCTGATTCAAATGGAGAAAGGTGACCGTGCCTACCTCAAGCTGGAGCGAGGCAACCTGATGGGCGGCTGGAAGTACTCAACCTTCTCCGGCTTTCTGGTTTTCCCTCTGTAG